In the Diachasmimorpha longicaudata isolate KC_UGA_2023 chromosome 1, iyDiaLong2, whole genome shotgun sequence genome, one interval contains:
- the Mctp gene encoding multiple C2 and transmembrane domain-containing protein isoform X2, which translates to MNRWEELSVDSNDGEVNSNIMEKVLSGGGVVSESTSSSLFSRDAPHVKYEKDEFEGRKGDPKIILLKSDQEPKSKPLQPKVSAKRGYFISRGKYRKYKTVSLLKNSLERRVEGVEKILGDRVDNFLEETAEKYPCFQRFESWIADRKCRSSDRRRNACRRGGSPSDRDNGPVVENYEGTEGEEVMFRDEQGGDNPLEFPIMESLNSTKECGTTSLTLSPENVVKDPQNLVERVKEKLDDIIRYFQRTNRLADVNRRLKSQIWSSVVTIVLVEAKNLIPMDIDGESDPYVKFRLGTEKYKSKVVNKTINPVWLEQFDLHLYEDPYLGQELEVTVWDRDKGHQDDLMGRTTIDLAGLERETTHRIWHDLEDGAGNIFLLLTISGTTASETISDLAAQEENPKEKERLLQKYSLWNSLQRPRDVGHLTVKVYRAQGLAAADLGGKSDPFCVLELVNSRLQTQTEYKTLAPNWQKIFTFNVKDINSVLEITVYDEDRDHKVEFLGKIAVPLLRIKNGEKRWYALKDKKLRCRAKGNSPQILLEMTVIWNYLRGCLRTLNPREHKYMEPEVKFKRQLFLRNVMRLKSVIIFFIDLGKYIQSCWEWESKTRSVVALVLFILGCYYFEPWMIPAAALLIILKYCLVSVLTADVKSSSYHSVSSYQDGEVNSDECPLTPGDDDEDEDDKDKEEKKSLKERLQAIQEVTQTVQNSIGYIASLCEKVKNLFNFTIPYLSYLAMVLAVLGVVVLYCIPVRYLILMWGVNKFLRKILRPHSVPNNEVLDLISRVPDDEDLLSYRELKPMPTADCERGGTSSSPSTSAGGRREQRKKHKGA; encoded by the exons ATGAATCGTTGGGAAGAGCTTAGTGTTGACAGCAATGACGGAGAGGTAAACAGTAACATAATGGAGAAGGTTCTATCGGGTGGAGGTGTCGTGAGTGAATCAACATCCTCCTCATTGTTCTCTCGAGATGCACCTCACGTTAAATATGAAAAGGACGAGTTCGAGGGAAGAAAGGGGGATCCAAAGATAATTCTACTCAAGTCCGATCAGGAACCGAAATCAAAGCCATTGCAGCCAAAAGTTTCAGCGAAACGGGGCTACTTTATCTCACGTGGAAAGTACCGAAAGTACAAGACCGTgagtttattaaaaaattctctggaaAGACGAGTTGAAGGCGTTGAAAAGATCTTAGGAGACAGAGTTGATAACTTTCTGGAAGAAACTGCGGAAAAATATCCTTGCTTTCAGAGATTTGAGAGCTGGATTGCGGATAGGAAGTGCAGGAGTTCTGACAGAAGAAGAAATGCTTGTCGACGTGGTGGTTCTCCTTCTGATAGAGATAATGGGCCTGTGGTAGAAAATTATGAGGGAACTGAAGGGGAGGAAGTGATGTTTCGTGATGAACAAGGTGGAGATAATCCTCTGGAGTTTCCAATTATGGAATCTCTGAACTCTACTAAAGAATGTGGCACAACATCACTTACCTTATCACCGGAGAATGTAGTTAAGGATCCCCAGAATTTGGTTGAGAGAGTGAAGGAAAAACTCGACGATATTATTAGG TATTTTCAACGTACAAATAGACTGGCGGATGTTAATCGGAGATTAAAGTCCCAGATATGGAGTTCAGTTGTGACTATTGTTCTAGTGGAGGCGAAGAATTTAATTCCTATGGATATAGATGGAGAATCGGATCCGTACGTCAAGTTCAG gCTCGGAACGGAGAAATACAAGTCAAAAGTCGTAAATAAGACGATAAATCCAGTGTGGCTAGAGCAATTCGATTTACATCTGTACGAAGATCCTTATCTTGGTCAAGAGCTCGAAGTGACCGTTTGGGACCGTGACAAGGGCCACCAGGACGATCTTATGGGTCGGACGACGATTGATCTAGCCGGTTTGGAACGTGAAACCACCCACCGAATTTGGCACGATCTAGAAGATGGtgcgggcaatatattcttgCTGCTGACAATTAGCGGGACAACTGCCAGCGAAACAATCAGTGATCTCGCTGCGCAAGAAGAAAATCCAAAGGAGAAAGAACGCCTCCTCCAGAAGTACTCCCTCTGGAATAGTCTCCAGCGGCCCCGGGATGTCGGTCATCTTACCGTAAAGGTCTACAGAGCACAAGGACTGGCAGCGGCAGATCTTGGGGGCAAGAGTGATCCATTCTGCGTTCTAGAGCTCGTCAACTCTCGTCTGCAAACGCAAACTGAGTACAAGACTCTCGCCCCCAACTGGCAGAAGATATTCACGTTCAACGTAAAGGACATAAATTCCGTACTAGAAATTACAGTTTATGATGAGGACAGAGACCACAAAGTCGAGTTCCTAGGGAAGATAGCAGTTCCccttttgagaataaaaaatggtgaaaaacgTTGGTATGCATTGAAAGACAAGAAGCTTCGTTGCCGGGCGAAGGGTAACTCTCCTCAGATTCTCCTAGAAATGACGGTAATTTGGAACTATCTTAGGGGATGCTTGAGAACACTGAACCCTAGGGAACACAAGTATATGGAGCCCGAGGTGAAGTTCAAAAGGCAGTTGTTCTTGCGAAATGTGATGAGATTAAAatcagttattatttttttcattgatcttggaaaatatattcaaagtTGCTGGGAGTGGGAGAGCAAAACGAGGAGTGTTGTAGCGTTAGTTCTCTTCATTCTCGGTTGCTATTATTTTGAGCCCTGGATGATTCCTGCTGCGGCTCTTTTGATTATCCTTAAATACTGCCTTGTTTCTGTGCTAACTGCAGACGTTAAATCTTCGTCATATCATTCTGTGTCGAGTTATCAGGACGGTGAAGTCAACTCTGATGAATGTCCACTGACGCCTGGAGACGACGATGAGGATGAGGATGATAAGGAtaaggaggagaaaaaaagccTTAAGGAGAGATTACAGGCCATTCAGGAGGTTACGCAGACTGtacaaaattcaattggaTATATAGCGAGTTTGTGTGAGAAGGTCAAGAACTTGTTCAATTTCACCATTCCTTATTTGAGTTATCTCGCTATGGTCCTGGCTGTGCTTGGGGTTGTAGTCTTGTACTGTATACCCGTCAGGTATTTGATACTAATGTGGGGGGTTAACAAGTTcttgaggaaaattttaagGCCACATTCCGTGCCGAATAACGAGGTGCTTGATCTTATCTCCCGAGTTCCTGATGATGAAGATCTCCTTAGTTACag GGAATTGAAGCCCATGCCTACGGCTGACTGCGAACGAGGCGGTACATCATCATCCCCAAGTACCAGCGCCGGTGGCAGACGTGAACAGAGAAAAAAGCACAAAGGGGCGTAG
- the Mctp gene encoding multiple C2 and transmembrane domain-containing protein isoform X1, with translation MSKSVELLSGTEDGEVNDQSTKADKSHLNLNGKRQLSRSATELRANDEDPTNRPASSTEHRRSHHQPHPHHRPVVSVAQRTHTFFATLKSRWVRGRSKERKKAKDSNLQDSPHRSGGIESDYAADYSSEHSRSSSATHSPARALNHPGSPLARNSKEKSVEDSPGRCSDVSSKSSHPRSREADVDDDAGPSTAPEPGIILQDESSRRRELALRQHAFFQLRLHIRRGANLVAMDRCGASDPYVKIKCSGRLLHKSRTVHRELNPIWDESVTLPIEDPFQPLNIKVFDYDWGLQDDFMGAAPLELTQLELGQPQDITLELKDPARPRQHLGEIFLTVTLWPRNQQEKEQYFQRTNRLADVNRRLKSQIWSSVVTIVLVEAKNLIPMDIDGESDPYVKFRLGTEKYKSKVVNKTINPVWLEQFDLHLYEDPYLGQELEVTVWDRDKGHQDDLMGRTTIDLAGLERETTHRIWHDLEDGAGNIFLLLTISGTTASETISDLAAQEENPKEKERLLQKYSLWNSLQRPRDVGHLTVKVYRAQGLAAADLGGKSDPFCVLELVNSRLQTQTEYKTLAPNWQKIFTFNVKDINSVLEITVYDEDRDHKVEFLGKIAVPLLRIKNGEKRWYALKDKKLRCRAKGNSPQILLEMTVIWNYLRGCLRTLNPREHKYMEPEVKFKRQLFLRNVMRLKSVIIFFIDLGKYIQSCWEWESKTRSVVALVLFILGCYYFEPWMIPAAALLIILKYCLVSVLTADVKSSSYHSVSSYQDGEVNSDECPLTPGDDDEDEDDKDKEEKKSLKERLQAIQEVTQTVQNSIGYIASLCEKVKNLFNFTIPYLSYLAMVLAVLGVVVLYCIPVRYLILMWGVNKFLRKILRPHSVPNNEVLDLISRVPDDEDLLSYRELKPMPTADCERGGTSSSPSTSAGGRREQRKKHKGA, from the exons ATGAGCAAGAGTGTGGAATTATTGTCTGGCACCGAGGACGGTGAAGTAAATG ATCAATCGACGAAAGCAGATAAATCTCACCTGAATCTCAACGGCAAGAGACAATTGTCCAGGAGTGCGACGGAGCTCAGAGCAAACGATGAAGATCCAACGAATCGTCCAGCATCCAGCACAGAACACCGTCGCTCCCATCACCAGCCACATCCTCATCACCGACCGGTTGTCTCGGTCGCTCAAAGAACTCACACATTTTTCGCTACACTGAAGAGCCGATGGGTGAGGGGACGCAGtaaagagaggaagaaagcTAAAGACTCAAATCTCCAGGATTCGCCTCATCGCAGCGGGGGTATCGAATCTGATTATGCTGCGGATTACTCCTCCGAGCACAGCAGAAGTTCCTCAGCAACGCACAGCCCTGCTAGAGCACTCAATCATCCAG GATCTCCTTTAGCACGAAACAGCAAAGAAAAATCTGTGGAAGACAGTCCTGGTAGATGCAGTGACGTCTCATCGAAAAGTAGCCATCCCCGATCCAGAGAAGCAGACGTTGACGATGACGCTGGTCCCTCCACTGCCCCCGAACCCGGGATAATCCTGCAGGATGAGAGTTCACGACGACGTGAACTCGCACTGAGACAGCATGCCTTCTTCCAGCTACGTCTGCACATTCGTAGAGGCGCAAATCTCGTTGCTATGGATCGATGCG GAGCAAGCGATCCGTACGTGAAGATCAAGTGCTCCGGTCGTTTGTTGCACAAATCTAGGACTGTACATCGTGAACTCAATCCTATCTGGGATGAGAGTGTTACGCTGCCCATTGAGGATCCATTTCAACCGCTTAATATCAAG GTCTTTGACTATGATTGGGGCCTTCAAGATGACTTCATGGGCGCAGCACCATTGGAGCTAACTCAACTGGAACTAGGACAGCCCCAAGATATAACTCTTGAATTGAAAGATCCAGCGAGACCGCGTCAGCATTTAGGGGAGATATTCCTAACGGTGACACTATGGCCCCGCAACCAACAAGAGAAAGAACAG TATTTTCAACGTACAAATAGACTGGCGGATGTTAATCGGAGATTAAAGTCCCAGATATGGAGTTCAGTTGTGACTATTGTTCTAGTGGAGGCGAAGAATTTAATTCCTATGGATATAGATGGAGAATCGGATCCGTACGTCAAGTTCAG gCTCGGAACGGAGAAATACAAGTCAAAAGTCGTAAATAAGACGATAAATCCAGTGTGGCTAGAGCAATTCGATTTACATCTGTACGAAGATCCTTATCTTGGTCAAGAGCTCGAAGTGACCGTTTGGGACCGTGACAAGGGCCACCAGGACGATCTTATGGGTCGGACGACGATTGATCTAGCCGGTTTGGAACGTGAAACCACCCACCGAATTTGGCACGATCTAGAAGATGGtgcgggcaatatattcttgCTGCTGACAATTAGCGGGACAACTGCCAGCGAAACAATCAGTGATCTCGCTGCGCAAGAAGAAAATCCAAAGGAGAAAGAACGCCTCCTCCAGAAGTACTCCCTCTGGAATAGTCTCCAGCGGCCCCGGGATGTCGGTCATCTTACCGTAAAGGTCTACAGAGCACAAGGACTGGCAGCGGCAGATCTTGGGGGCAAGAGTGATCCATTCTGCGTTCTAGAGCTCGTCAACTCTCGTCTGCAAACGCAAACTGAGTACAAGACTCTCGCCCCCAACTGGCAGAAGATATTCACGTTCAACGTAAAGGACATAAATTCCGTACTAGAAATTACAGTTTATGATGAGGACAGAGACCACAAAGTCGAGTTCCTAGGGAAGATAGCAGTTCCccttttgagaataaaaaatggtgaaaaacgTTGGTATGCATTGAAAGACAAGAAGCTTCGTTGCCGGGCGAAGGGTAACTCTCCTCAGATTCTCCTAGAAATGACGGTAATTTGGAACTATCTTAGGGGATGCTTGAGAACACTGAACCCTAGGGAACACAAGTATATGGAGCCCGAGGTGAAGTTCAAAAGGCAGTTGTTCTTGCGAAATGTGATGAGATTAAAatcagttattatttttttcattgatcttggaaaatatattcaaagtTGCTGGGAGTGGGAGAGCAAAACGAGGAGTGTTGTAGCGTTAGTTCTCTTCATTCTCGGTTGCTATTATTTTGAGCCCTGGATGATTCCTGCTGCGGCTCTTTTGATTATCCTTAAATACTGCCTTGTTTCTGTGCTAACTGCAGACGTTAAATCTTCGTCATATCATTCTGTGTCGAGTTATCAGGACGGTGAAGTCAACTCTGATGAATGTCCACTGACGCCTGGAGACGACGATGAGGATGAGGATGATAAGGAtaaggaggagaaaaaaagccTTAAGGAGAGATTACAGGCCATTCAGGAGGTTACGCAGACTGtacaaaattcaattggaTATATAGCGAGTTTGTGTGAGAAGGTCAAGAACTTGTTCAATTTCACCATTCCTTATTTGAGTTATCTCGCTATGGTCCTGGCTGTGCTTGGGGTTGTAGTCTTGTACTGTATACCCGTCAGGTATTTGATACTAATGTGGGGGGTTAACAAGTTcttgaggaaaattttaagGCCACATTCCGTGCCGAATAACGAGGTGCTTGATCTTATCTCCCGAGTTCCTGATGATGAAGATCTCCTTAGTTACag GGAATTGAAGCCCATGCCTACGGCTGACTGCGAACGAGGCGGTACATCATCATCCCCAAGTACCAGCGCCGGTGGCAGACGTGAACAGAGAAAAAAGCACAAAGGGGCGTAG